The Polynucleobacter necessarius genome window below encodes:
- a CDS encoding LysR substrate-binding domain-containing protein, translating to MGLAVVPWYVAHQSVKDRILQPVLEDWSLPAQEIHAVYSSPKHVPTKVSQCIDWLQGQCKGDWWSGITAGKTE from the coding sequence ATGGGTTTAGCCGTAGTTCCATGGTATGTGGCTCACCAATCAGTGAAGGATCGTATTTTGCAACCTGTTCTGGAAGACTGGTCGCTACCTGCCCAAGAAATTCACGCGGTTTATTCATCACCAAAACATGTCCCCACTAAAGTCAGTCAGTGTATTGATTGGCTTCAAGGTCAATGCAAAGGTGACTGGTGGTCAGGAATTACTGCAGGTAAAACAGAATAA
- a CDS encoding LysR substrate-binding domain-containing protein translates to MPSILEFMSHHPELEVNLNMDDRYINLIEQGVALAIRMRRLPDSSLGYRFLGLNPWVLVANPKYLKEHPAPKKPEDIRNHQA, encoded by the coding sequence ATGCCCTCTATTTTGGAATTCATGTCCCACCATCCTGAGCTTGAGGTTAATCTCAATATGGATGACCGATACATCAATCTGATTGAGCAAGGAGTAGCTCTGGCAATCCGTATGCGTCGACTCCCAGACTCCTCACTAGGATATCGTTTTTTAGGCTTAAACCCCTGGGTTCTCGTAGCGAACCCGAAATACCTGAAAGAACATCCAGCACCAAAAAAGCCGGAGGATATTCGCAATCACCAAGCCTGA
- a CDS encoding LysR family transcriptional regulator, with protein sequence MDRVQAIFLFIRVVETGSFRKAAEDLGITQPTVTKFVASMEKRLGTLLLHRSTRGVTPTEIGKIYYEKRKGIAREIEEVDDLASLMQSKVRGGGTDD encoded by the coding sequence ATGGATCGCGTTCAAGCCATCTTTCTATTCATCCGGGTCGTTGAGACAGGCTCATTTAGAAAGGCTGCAGAGGATTTGGGTATTACCCAGCCTACCGTCACTAAATTTGTAGCTAGCATGGAAAAACGCCTAGGAACTCTTTTGCTGCACCGCAGTACCAGGGGTGTGACCCCTACTGAAATTGGCAAGATTTATTACGAAAAGCGCAAAGGCATTGCACGAGAAATTGAAGAAGTAGATGATCTAGCCTCTTTGATGCAATCAAAAGTACGGGGGGGGGGAACTGACGATTAG
- the rnr gene encoding ribonuclease R, whose amino-acid sequence MRKAKNLMPREADRLGTVQGHRDGFGFVIPDDGGEDIFLSEREMSRVMHGDSVHVRVLGTDRRGRPEGQIVEVVLHANKVVIGRLLNENGVLIVAPEDKRIGHDIPIPPKAQGNAKLGQVVSVEIIDYPDSSRQAVGRVVEVLGEIDDPGMEIEIAVRKYGVPHEFSAAAMKEAAALPDSVQQDDLEGRVDLRDVPLVTIDGADARDFDDAVYCVSVMYGKTKAWRLIVAIADVSHYVKPGHPLDDEGLLRATSVYFPRRVIPMLPEKISNGLCSLNPGVDRLCMVCDSVVDNNGIVVAYQFYPAVMHSAQRFTYETAWKILSNSKGPEVARFAQFRPLLANLYSLYKILLTAREQRGAIEFETTETQIISNELGKILRIEPRIRNDAHRLIEECMLTANVCAADFIDKNKHLSLYRVHGEPSEEQLVTLRQVLKTSGLSLGGGEKPKPRDFAKLIREIKDRPDVNMLQSVVLRAMQQAMYQPDNEGHFGLAYPAYSHFTSPIRRYPDLLTHRVIKSILQKIPYVPVLSPKVPLNLTLPRKGKGRENAVNAKKSQSDAKAGVAKGASTPKGANAALPIWGQLGVHCSSNERRADEASRDVEAWLKCYYMRDHLGQEYAGTVTGVASFGLFIQLENLFVEGMVHVTELGGDCFQYDEARQELRGERTGIRYRLGDRLHVLVSRVDLDARKIEFSLVKTVGAEPGASSNRRQLLLATDTGRSNKKAASQRNRPDSKVPQKPSGIINVHVAKSAGTSKLGRSVGRPAGSKPSVRSTKARRK is encoded by the coding sequence ATGCGTAAAGCAAAAAACTTGATGCCACGTGAGGCTGACCGTTTAGGAACAGTTCAAGGGCATCGAGATGGGTTTGGTTTTGTAATCCCCGATGATGGTGGTGAAGATATTTTTCTCTCGGAAAGAGAGATGTCACGTGTGATGCATGGTGACAGCGTCCATGTCAGAGTCTTGGGAACTGATCGTCGTGGCCGTCCTGAAGGGCAAATCGTAGAGGTCGTTCTACACGCGAACAAGGTTGTGATTGGCCGCCTCTTGAATGAGAACGGCGTTCTGATTGTCGCACCTGAAGATAAGCGTATTGGCCATGACATCCCCATTCCACCAAAAGCACAGGGCAATGCAAAATTAGGCCAGGTCGTCAGCGTAGAGATCATTGATTACCCAGATAGTTCTCGTCAGGCCGTTGGTCGCGTGGTAGAGGTTCTAGGTGAGATTGATGATCCCGGTATGGAAATCGAAATTGCTGTTCGTAAGTACGGTGTACCTCATGAGTTTTCTGCGGCAGCGATGAAAGAGGCCGCTGCGCTGCCAGACTCAGTGCAGCAAGATGACCTAGAGGGTCGGGTTGATTTGCGGGATGTACCTCTTGTCACTATTGACGGCGCTGATGCGCGCGACTTTGATGATGCTGTGTACTGTGTGTCAGTGATGTATGGCAAGACAAAGGCATGGCGTTTGATTGTGGCAATTGCCGATGTATCGCATTACGTCAAGCCAGGTCATCCATTGGATGATGAGGGCTTATTACGAGCGACATCGGTGTATTTCCCGAGGCGAGTGATTCCGATGTTACCCGAGAAGATTTCAAATGGCCTGTGCTCGCTCAATCCAGGTGTAGACCGTCTATGTATGGTGTGTGACTCCGTAGTGGATAACAACGGCATTGTAGTGGCCTATCAGTTTTATCCAGCAGTAATGCATTCAGCGCAACGTTTTACCTATGAGACGGCTTGGAAGATCCTCTCCAATAGCAAGGGCCCCGAGGTCGCGCGCTTTGCACAGTTCCGCCCATTACTTGCAAACCTCTATTCGCTTTATAAGATTTTGTTAACAGCTCGAGAGCAGCGTGGTGCTATTGAATTTGAAACTACTGAGACGCAAATCATTAGCAACGAGCTTGGCAAAATTTTGCGCATTGAACCGCGTATTCGCAATGACGCACATCGCTTGATTGAAGAGTGCATGTTGACTGCTAACGTTTGTGCAGCTGACTTTATTGATAAGAACAAACACCTCAGTCTCTACCGTGTCCATGGCGAGCCATCAGAGGAGCAGTTGGTTACATTGCGCCAAGTGCTGAAAACTTCGGGCTTATCCTTAGGCGGTGGTGAAAAACCAAAGCCGCGCGATTTTGCTAAATTGATTCGGGAGATTAAAGATCGCCCTGACGTCAATATGCTTCAATCTGTTGTGCTGCGCGCAATGCAGCAGGCGATGTATCAGCCAGATAATGAGGGCCATTTTGGCTTGGCTTACCCAGCATATTCACATTTCACTAGCCCAATTCGTCGTTACCCTGATTTGCTGACGCATCGGGTGATTAAATCTATTCTGCAGAAAATACCTTATGTGCCAGTATTGTCGCCAAAGGTACCTCTGAATCTCACTCTGCCACGCAAAGGGAAGGGTCGTGAGAATGCGGTTAATGCTAAGAAATCACAAAGCGATGCTAAGGCAGGTGTAGCGAAGGGCGCAAGCACACCGAAGGGTGCTAATGCTGCATTGCCTATCTGGGGTCAATTAGGGGTTCACTGCTCATCTAATGAGAGACGTGCTGATGAAGCATCGCGTGATGTGGAAGCTTGGCTGAAGTGTTACTACATGCGGGATCATCTTGGCCAGGAATATGCTGGCACGGTTACTGGCGTTGCTAGTTTTGGTTTATTCATACAGCTTGAGAATTTATTTGTTGAAGGCATGGTGCACGTCACCGAGCTAGGGGGAGATTGCTTCCAATACGACGAGGCTCGTCAAGAATTGCGTGGTGAGCGAACTGGGATTCGTTATCGTTTAGGTGATCGTTTGCATGTCTTGGTGAGTCGTGTGGATTTGGATGCTCGTAAGATCGAGTTCAGTCTTGTGAAGACTGTTGGCGCAGAGCCTGGCGCTTCTTCTAATCGTCGTCAATTATTATTGGCAACTGATACTGGCAGATCAAACAAGAAAGCGGCCTCGCAAAGAAATCGTCCCGATAGCAAGGTTCCACAAAAACCGAGCGGTATTATTAATGTGCACGTCGCTAAATCTGCTGGTACGAGTAAGCTAGGCCGATCTGTTGGTAGGCCAGCTGGAAGCAAGCCTTCGGTACGCAGCACTAAAGCACGCCGCAAATAA
- the rlmB gene encoding 23S rRNA (guanosine(2251)-2'-O)-methyltransferase RlmB, which translates to MKQILVGFHAIQARLRVDPDSLKSVYFDPSRRDRRMGAFLKQAEEILGKRLHAADAERLHKLTGHDCHQGVVALAEKMTIARTITEVVEDVEDAQEKSLFLVLDGVTDPHNFGACLRVADGAGVDAVVIPKDRSASINATVSRISSGASEVMPVITVTNLVRSMKEMQEGGVWLIGTDDEATKSIYDIDLTGSIGIVMGAEGEGMRRLTRENCDELVRIPMQGVVSSLNISVASGVCLYEALRQRLVQASKKLPSNSL; encoded by the coding sequence ATGAAGCAAATATTGGTAGGGTTTCATGCGATTCAAGCGCGCTTGCGAGTAGATCCAGATAGTTTGAAGTCGGTCTACTTTGATCCTAGTCGTCGTGATAGACGTATGGGCGCTTTTTTAAAGCAAGCCGAAGAGATTCTGGGTAAGCGCCTACATGCGGCTGATGCAGAGCGCTTACATAAATTAACTGGACATGATTGTCATCAAGGTGTAGTTGCGTTGGCAGAAAAAATGACCATTGCGCGTACCATCACTGAGGTGGTAGAGGATGTTGAGGATGCCCAGGAGAAGTCGCTATTCTTGGTCCTGGATGGCGTAACCGATCCCCATAACTTTGGCGCCTGTTTGCGCGTAGCGGACGGCGCTGGAGTTGATGCGGTAGTTATTCCGAAAGATCGCTCTGCATCGATTAATGCAACCGTGAGTAGAATCTCTAGCGGTGCCTCAGAAGTGATGCCAGTGATCACCGTAACGAATCTCGTTCGTAGTATGAAAGAAATGCAAGAAGGGGGTGTTTGGCTGATTGGTACGGATGACGAAGCGACCAAATCTATCTATGATATTGATCTGACGGGCTCCATTGGTATTGTGATGGGGGCCGAGGGTGAGGGAATGCGCCGTTTAACCCGTGAAAATTGCGATGAACTCGTTCGTATACCAATGCAAGGCGTAGTTTCAAGTTTGAATATTTCAGTTGCAAGTGGCGTATGCTTATATGAGGCATTAAGGCAGCGCCTAGTGCAAGCATCTAAAAAGTTGCCAAGTAATTCACTTTAA
- a CDS encoding DUF2892 domain-containing protein, whose protein sequence is MKCNMGHTDRVLRMTVGVTLMGLAGFGITGPWAWIGVIPVLTGMIGNCPAYSILGINTGKK, encoded by the coding sequence ATGAAATGCAATATGGGACATACAGATCGCGTACTCCGAATGACTGTTGGAGTCACGCTGATGGGTTTGGCTGGTTTTGGTATCACTGGCCCATGGGCTTGGATTGGAGTCATTCCTGTATTGACTGGAATGATTGGTAACTGCCCCGCTTATTCAATCCTGGGTATTAATACTGGCAAGAAGTAA
- the rpiA gene encoding ribose-5-phosphate isomerase RpiA, giving the protein MNQDQLKQMVGEAARDEVLKLPSGQVLGVGTGSTANCFIDALAPHKEHFSGTVSSSNATTECLLKHGFKVLDPNDVQVLPAYVDGADEIDLAGYMIKGGGGALTREKIIAAMAQQFICICDSSKQVPVLGNFALPVEIIPLARGVVSRELEKFGGKVGLRLAKNIRTDLNQTPSEPFVTDNGGWILDVAGLQISDPLTMEAQINQIAGVITVGLFAKEKANILLVSNVSDVERIAL; this is encoded by the coding sequence ATGAATCAAGATCAACTAAAGCAAATGGTAGGTGAAGCAGCTAGAGATGAAGTGCTTAAGCTGCCTTCTGGACAAGTTTTGGGGGTAGGCACTGGATCAACAGCAAATTGTTTTATCGATGCGCTGGCTCCTCATAAAGAGCATTTTTCTGGCACTGTATCAAGCTCGAACGCTACTACCGAATGCTTACTAAAGCATGGATTCAAGGTTCTCGATCCGAATGACGTGCAGGTCTTGCCCGCTTATGTCGATGGTGCCGATGAAATCGATCTTGCCGGTTATATGATTAAGGGCGGCGGCGGGGCGCTCACGAGAGAAAAAATTATTGCTGCTATGGCTCAGCAATTTATTTGTATTTGCGATTCATCAAAGCAAGTGCCTGTACTGGGTAATTTTGCCTTGCCTGTCGAGATTATCCCACTCGCTCGGGGCGTTGTGAGTCGTGAATTAGAAAAGTTTGGCGGTAAGGTCGGTTTGCGCTTAGCAAAAAATATCCGCACTGACCTCAATCAAACCCCCAGCGAGCCATTTGTGACTGACAATGGCGGCTGGATCTTGGATGTAGCCGGTTTGCAGATTAGCGACCCACTCACCATGGAAGCGCAAATCAATCAAATTGCTGGCGTGATTACGGTTGGCTTATTTGCCAAAGAAAAGGCCAATATTTTGTTAGTCAGCAACGTATCTGACGTTGAGCGTATCGCTCTTTAA
- a CDS encoding oxidative damage protection protein, with product MARMVQCIKLNKEAEGMDFAPLPGALGKKIWNQVSKEAWAAWLKQQTMLINENRLNMADPRARQYLLKQVEKYFFEGGADTAQGYVPPTAE from the coding sequence ATGGCACGCATGGTTCAATGCATCAAACTCAATAAAGAGGCTGAAGGAATGGATTTCGCACCTCTTCCTGGTGCGCTTGGCAAAAAAATATGGAATCAGGTTTCCAAAGAGGCTTGGGCTGCCTGGCTAAAGCAGCAAACGATGCTCATCAATGAGAACCGCCTCAATATGGCTGATCCAAGAGCTCGTCAATACCTCTTAAAACAGGTAGAAAAGTACTTCTTTGAAGGTGGCGCCGATACTGCCCAGGGCTATGTTCCACCAACTGCAGAATAA
- the argA gene encoding amino-acid N-acetyltransferase: protein MPTNALNQASIAEETTSNFPFVGWLRDAAPYIHNFREKTFVIAFAGELAQEIGLENLIEDIAMLHAMGMRIVLVHGIRPQIEEQLMLRKIKSKFGNSTMHSYRITDAAALECVKEAAGELRLDIEAAFSRGLPNTPMAGSRISVISGNFITAMPVGVVEGIDYIHTGLVRKVDSGSIRQSLDSNKIVLLSPLGFSPTGQTFNLAYEDIAASTAAALKADKLIFLSPYSGLKDAEGDLITELSIPQLPDYIAQIKEMDLGIKSLLNIAGRAIRDGVSRVHFLPCNQDGALLEELFTHDGIGMMLASSDIENLREANQDDVGGILQLTMPLEEEGILAARGQDVIERDIQRFSVIEHDRVLFGCAALFPFPNGVGELACLAVDPDVQGSGDGERLLKRVEMRAKQEGIKKLFVLTTRTEHWFLKRGFKRATVDDLPEERKQIYNWDRKSMVLTKDL, encoded by the coding sequence ATGCCAACAAATGCACTAAACCAGGCCTCAATTGCCGAAGAAACCACCTCTAACTTCCCTTTTGTGGGCTGGTTGCGCGATGCTGCGCCATACATTCATAACTTTCGAGAAAAGACCTTTGTCATTGCCTTTGCTGGTGAACTTGCCCAAGAAATCGGTCTTGAGAACCTCATTGAAGATATCGCGATGTTGCATGCCATGGGCATGCGCATCGTATTGGTTCACGGCATCCGCCCGCAGATTGAGGAGCAACTCATGCTCCGCAAGATTAAAAGCAAGTTTGGTAACAGTACCATGCATAGCTATCGGATCACAGATGCAGCTGCGCTGGAGTGCGTCAAAGAAGCTGCTGGTGAATTACGTCTTGATATTGAAGCAGCTTTTAGCAGAGGGTTGCCCAACACTCCAATGGCAGGGTCACGTATTTCGGTGATCTCAGGAAACTTCATCACTGCAATGCCCGTGGGTGTTGTTGAGGGAATCGATTACATTCACACGGGTTTAGTTCGTAAAGTTGACTCAGGATCCATTCGTCAATCATTGGATAGCAATAAGATTGTTTTACTTTCGCCTTTAGGTTTCTCACCAACTGGCCAGACATTTAATCTTGCCTATGAAGATATCGCTGCATCAACTGCTGCTGCACTCAAAGCAGATAAGTTGATTTTCTTGAGCCCCTACTCTGGCCTAAAAGATGCTGAGGGAGATCTCATTACTGAACTCTCAATACCACAACTGCCAGACTATATTGCCCAGATCAAAGAGATGGATCTAGGCATAAAGAGTCTGCTCAATATCGCCGGAAGAGCAATCCGAGATGGCGTGAGTCGTGTGCATTTCTTACCCTGCAATCAGGATGGCGCTCTTTTAGAGGAGCTTTTCACCCATGATGGCATCGGCATGATGTTGGCCTCTTCCGATATTGAGAACTTGCGTGAAGCCAATCAAGATGACGTCGGTGGCATTTTGCAATTGACCATGCCCTTGGAAGAGGAAGGTATCTTAGCGGCTCGCGGACAAGACGTGATCGAGCGGGACATTCAGCGTTTCTCAGTGATTGAGCATGACCGCGTTCTTTTTGGTTGCGCTGCCCTCTTCCCATTCCCGAATGGTGTTGGTGAATTAGCCTGTCTTGCTGTTGACCCTGATGTTCAGGGGTCGGGAGATGGCGAACGCCTCCTCAAGCGGGTAGAAATGCGCGCTAAACAAGAAGGTATTAAAAAATTATTTGTTTTAACTACGAGAACTGAACATTGGTTCTTGAAACGTGGCTTTAAAAGGGCAACCGTAGATGATTTACCCGAAGAAAGAAAACAAATTTATAATTGGGACCGCAAGTCCATGGTTTTAACTAAAGATTTATAA
- a CDS encoding EI24 domain-containing protein, protein MVGLQQVFKSFGMALIVTMHPRMLWLSLRSFLIVSVLWSVLIWLAWTPALEALRIGLNTSIFTRWIQEGLIWAGFENARAWIATLFFVMLIIPLITISLLVFIAFSTVPAIVKIATRQSPYHDLECKQGGGFFGGLVYTVWSALICLTLVMLTLPVWWVPPLVAVLPPLLWGWLTMRLMSYDVLVKHASAEERDILIQKYRRPLLCMGIVAGMLGAVPTFFWATSALALVLFPIVSFVTLWIYSLIFVFAALWFSYFLLDALKQLRDEELDKALTVQSRVVDMELPNHG, encoded by the coding sequence ATGGTCGGCTTGCAGCAGGTATTTAAATCCTTTGGAATGGCATTGATCGTAACCATGCACCCCCGCATGCTATGGCTTAGCTTGAGGTCATTTCTCATTGTGTCCGTTTTGTGGAGCGTTTTGATATGGCTCGCTTGGACTCCAGCACTCGAAGCCTTAAGGATTGGTTTAAACACCTCGATCTTTACCAGATGGATACAAGAAGGATTGATTTGGGCGGGTTTCGAAAATGCTAGAGCATGGATAGCCACACTATTTTTTGTTATGCTCATTATTCCCTTGATTACGATTAGCTTATTAGTATTCATTGCTTTTTCAACTGTACCCGCAATAGTGAAAATCGCTACCCGTCAATCGCCTTATCACGATTTGGAATGTAAGCAAGGCGGTGGATTCTTTGGTGGTCTGGTTTACACCGTATGGTCTGCTCTTATCTGCCTCACTTTAGTGATGCTGACCTTACCAGTTTGGTGGGTGCCACCACTTGTAGCTGTCTTGCCTCCATTGCTTTGGGGTTGGTTAACGATGCGCTTGATGTCATATGATGTTTTGGTGAAACATGCCAGCGCAGAAGAGCGCGATATTTTGATCCAAAAATATCGCCGGCCTTTACTCTGTATGGGTATTGTAGCCGGGATGTTGGGTGCTGTACCTACTTTTTTTTGGGCCACGTCTGCATTGGCCTTGGTGTTATTTCCAATTGTGAGCTTTGTTACTCTGTGGATTTACTCTCTCATTTTTGTCTTCGCTGCTCTCTGGTTTAGCTATTTTCTATTAGATGCCCTCAAGCAGTTAAGAGATGAAGAGCTAGATAAAGCCCTTACCGTGCAGTCGCGTGTTGTTGATATGGAACTTCCTAACCATGGTTAA
- a CDS encoding competence/damage-inducible protein A yields MVNAIKKVEVDDPSKASNRAQRRFGLIVIGDEILSGRRQDKHMSKLIELLSERGLSLAWAKYVADDPEQITATLKASFATGDVVFSTGGIGATPDDHTRQCAALALGTKTELYPIAQELIAGRIQSMAEGDPIKADLHTPENQHRFKMGEFPIGSEIIPNSYNQIPGFRIREHHFVPGFPVMAAPMMAWCLDTHYKDLFHQENWAEQNFIIPTGIESTLTSLMERIEVNFPGVKVFSLPSLGDSAKGGVYAQRHIELGIKGNANLLESAWLALRVGTQELGYEIHDIS; encoded by the coding sequence ATGGTTAATGCAATAAAAAAAGTTGAAGTAGACGATCCAAGCAAGGCATCAAATAGGGCTCAGCGTCGCTTTGGTTTGATTGTGATTGGCGATGAAATATTGTCAGGGCGTCGCCAAGATAAGCACATGAGCAAGTTGATTGAATTGCTGAGTGAACGCGGCCTCAGTCTTGCATGGGCTAAGTATGTTGCTGACGATCCCGAGCAAATCACGGCAACTCTGAAAGCAAGTTTTGCTACTGGGGATGTTGTGTTCAGCACAGGCGGAATTGGCGCTACTCCTGATGATCACACGCGGCAATGTGCTGCACTAGCGCTAGGTACTAAAACCGAATTATATCCAATAGCTCAGGAGCTAATAGCAGGACGTATTCAATCGATGGCAGAGGGTGATCCCATTAAGGCAGATCTGCATACACCAGAAAATCAGCATCGCTTCAAGATGGGTGAGTTTCCGATCGGTAGTGAAATCATTCCGAACTCTTACAACCAAATACCGGGATTTCGGATTCGAGAGCATCACTTTGTTCCAGGCTTTCCTGTGATGGCTGCCCCGATGATGGCGTGGTGTTTAGATACGCATTACAAAGATCTCTTTCATCAAGAGAATTGGGCAGAACAGAATTTTATTATTCCCACAGGTATTGAATCGACACTTACTTCCCTTATGGAGCGCATAGAGGTCAATTTCCCTGGGGTGAAGGTATTTAGTCTCCCCTCGCTTGGGGATTCTGCCAAGGGTGGTGTGTATGCCCAGCGCCATATTGAGCTGGGCATCAAAGGCAACGCCAATCTCCTCGAGAGCGCTTGGCTTGCTTTGAGGGTGGGCACCCAAGAGCTTGGATACGAAATCCACGATATCAGCTAA
- the glnA gene encoding type I glutamate--ammonia ligase, which produces MTKTVADVMKLVKEQECTFVDFRFVDTKGKEQHTTVPISAFDEEKFESGHAFDGSSIAGWKGIEASDMLLKPDPTTAYIDPFYEEPTLVLTCDVIEPADGQGYDRDPRSIAKRAEAYLKSTGLGDTAYFGPEPEFFIFDGVRWGADMQGCFVKIDSEEAPWSSDKEIEGGNTGHRPGKKGGYFPVAPVDTFQDMRSEMCLILESLGIPVEVHHHEVAGQGQNELGTKFSTLVQRADWTIWQKYVIQNVAHAYGKTATFMPKPVVGDNGSGMHVHQSVWKNGENLFAGNGYAGLSEFALFYIGGIIKHAKALNAITNPGTNSYKRLIPGFEAPVKLAYSARNRSASIRIPHVANPKGRRIETRFPDSLANPYLAFSALLMAGLDGVQNKIHPGEAADKNLYDLPPEEDAKIPTVCASLEEALHALKKDHEFLTRGGVCTESMIDAYINLKMEDVTRFRMTTHPIEFDMYYSL; this is translated from the coding sequence ATGACGAAGACCGTCGCTGATGTGATGAAGTTAGTTAAAGAGCAAGAATGTACTTTCGTTGATTTCCGCTTTGTAGATACAAAGGGTAAAGAACAGCACACGACAGTTCCAATCTCTGCTTTTGACGAAGAAAAATTTGAGAGTGGTCATGCATTTGACGGCTCATCTATTGCTGGTTGGAAGGGTATTGAAGCTTCTGACATGTTGCTCAAACCGGATCCAACAACAGCTTACATTGATCCATTCTATGAAGAGCCAACTTTAGTATTGACTTGCGACGTTATCGAACCAGCTGATGGTCAAGGGTACGATCGTGATCCACGTTCTATTGCCAAGCGTGCCGAAGCCTATTTGAAGAGTACCGGCTTAGGTGATACCGCTTACTTTGGTCCAGAGCCAGAATTCTTTATTTTTGACGGTGTTCGTTGGGGTGCTGACATGCAGGGTTGCTTCGTGAAGATTGACTCCGAAGAGGCTCCATGGTCTTCAGATAAGGAAATTGAAGGCGGCAATACTGGCCATCGTCCAGGCAAGAAGGGCGGTTACTTCCCAGTTGCGCCAGTAGATACATTTCAAGACATGCGTTCTGAAATGTGTTTGATTCTTGAATCATTGGGTATTCCAGTTGAAGTGCACCACCACGAAGTTGCTGGCCAAGGTCAGAATGAATTGGGTACCAAGTTCAGCACATTGGTGCAGCGCGCTGACTGGACTATTTGGCAGAAGTATGTCATTCAAAATGTAGCTCATGCTTACGGTAAAACTGCAACATTTATGCCTAAGCCAGTAGTTGGCGATAACGGTTCTGGTATGCACGTTCACCAATCTGTTTGGAAGAACGGTGAGAACTTGTTTGCTGGCAATGGTTACGCAGGCTTGTCAGAATTCGCATTGTTCTATATTGGCGGCATCATCAAGCACGCTAAAGCATTGAATGCGATTACTAATCCGGGTACAAACTCTTACAAGCGTTTGATTCCAGGCTTTGAAGCTCCAGTGAAGTTGGCTTACTCTGCACGTAATCGTTCTGCTTCAATCCGTATTCCACACGTTGCGAATCCAAAAGGCCGTCGTATCGAGACTCGCTTCCCAGATTCATTGGCCAACCCATACTTGGCATTCTCTGCCTTGTTGATGGCTGGTTTAGATGGGGTGCAAAATAAGATTCATCCAGGCGAAGCTGCTGACAAGAATTTGTATGACTTGCCACCCGAGGAAGATGCAAAGATTCCAACAGTTTGTGCGAGCTTGGAAGAGGCTTTGCATGCATTGAAGAAAGATCATGAATTCTTGACTCGCGGTGGAGTATGCACTGAATCGATGATTGATGCATATATCAATTTGAAGATGGAAGATGTCACACGTTTCCGTATGACAACCCATCCTATCGAATTTGATATGTACTACTCCCTGTAG
- a CDS encoding sigma 54-interacting transcriptional regulator gives MTDPATGEGGTGKEMIAHALHKHSHCAKGPFVSLSTSAVPKD, from the coding sequence ATAACGGACCCGGCCACCGGTGAAGGAGGTACCGGTAAAGAAATGATTGCTCATGCCTTACACAAACATAGCCATTGCGCTAAGGGGCCTTTCGTATCTTTGAGTACCTCTGCTGTCCCAAAAGATTGA
- a CDS encoding sigma 54-interacting transcriptional regulator, whose product MDRIGGQDPIKANVRIIASTHHNLDARVAAALFREDLLHRINVIRLRMPSLRERSEDIPMLARYFMLSCAKSLGVEPKKQSD is encoded by the coding sequence TTGGATCGTATTGGTGGTCAAGATCCGATTAAAGCCAATGTGCGGATTATTGCGTCAACGCATCATAATCTCGATGCAAGGGTTGCTGCGGCTCTCTTCCGCGAAGACTTATTACATCGCATCAATGTGATTCGTTTGCGCATGCCTTCCTTGCGTGAACGCAGTGAAGATATTCCAATGCTTGCCAGATACTTTATGTTGAGTTGCGCTAAATCTTTGGGCGTTGAGCCGAAGAAGCAGTCTGATTAG